The nucleotide sequence TGACTTAAACTTTGCCCCCactcataatgaaaaaaagtttgctTATTGATCGAACATTCAGTCATAGGTGTAGGTGTAAATCGTGAAGTATGTATTTGTAGTTACGGAATCatgtgaaaaattgtgtttctgGAATAGCTGTCTTAAATCAGTTAGCCagagtaacttttttttgtgtttttaaactATCGGGAGTGAATTTTTCGCGTTTTAAAATCAAACATAGCTGTAGTAACTTTTCAACAATACTTCACAATGAGCAGCGCaggtaaagtaatttttatcgaTAAATACAAACAATACTCTTGAATCCTATTCCCTTTCCTCTACatatttttagaaagctctccactcaacCCACTACACCCCTCccccaaatcaaatttttcacaggaaaattttcaaaaaagttgtaaaagtattttccaatttcaatcaacttttttcaataacatGAAGGTTTTAATtgcacgtttgaatttttttattttttcaccactttttttgacaaaattcaccattttttcactatttttcactacttacctatttttaaaatcactactttctcACTACTTTCACAACCTGTTAGATactcagcatttttgaaaaaaaaatgacgctcaagttaatttggacggtttttatACCAggttttagaaaatctgaaatttccaaaatatacccgaAGACCTCCAGAACAGTCTGAAACCACTTCCAATCAACTCAGAATATTAAAAATGGGGTCctaagtaaatttaattttaacaactcaattgggtaattttcaaaaatctgctaggctccagaactaccactcaaaatggttcgaaaccgtttccaatcgatttggagggtcgaaaatagggcacacaccaaatttctGCTCTCTTggactttttggtaaaattttgatttttttccatttttaacccaaatttgattttttaaaaattcattaaaaatcaaaattgtttgcgaactcaaaaatttgatctaatgtttccaaattcgtactcagaaaatcagatcacctgaattcaaacctgatggacaattGTTTCAGCTGGTTTTCAAATTCCGCgagattagaattttttttttgatttgccattggaaataaaaggtcacaggtgtagaagtgactaATGTAACTTTcctcataaggattataaaattacttacttattctaaTACGCAAGTTCACattctattatttttggaaggaaatttgcactcacctgaaacaaagaaaaattacttaAGGTCGATTAGTTAGTTCATAGAATTATTATTGATAAATCAACAGATATACATATGAAATAATAATCGTCGAAGGcccaagtaaaaattctgacgatctcgacgCTTAATAAAGAGcaagaaatgaatattcacaaaggAAAGtacatcataaaaattgtataattgattgtgaaaatcctaaaaaatatcaattctcaaaattgaatggagatttttcaaaactgcagaaagtggcataaaatttgttgaattgacccccccccccccaaacagaATATCCAACATGGTATCGAACGgattgtttttgttgaaaaaatcatcacgttttcactatattttttcaaatacattttcaaaaagctctccactcgacccccctccctcctcttcCTACCTctcatacaaaaaaatcaacgaagggattttcgaaaaaattgaaattggaaaaaattttcgataaataaagtaggtacatatttttcaatttcaaccaaaattatatttttaaaaaaagcaatacaaatgaacgcataatgaattttttcattttttcactacctttttgactaaattcactacttctTCACTCTAATTttactacctgttagataccctgcaaAAGAGTCAACATTATAGTTCTTTTAcataattactttttcaaacacagatttgcaagaaaatgctcaaacaaaaattgcagagcattagaaaaaaaacgaaaaaaattatatgtttttttttgccattacgAATTTTTTCTTAGGGCctcattaaagaaaaaattggaaatgaagAGGCTGTTGCGGTAGTGTTTGGGAGGGTCAGATTTAAAAACAACGTTGATATCAGAACAACTCAAAACGTTCACAAAACCCTAACAAACGATACATCAAAatgcattattatttttttcaccttcggACCAAATCAGACTGTTTGGGGTAGGTACAtatcatttcaaaaaccaaaaaagacaCATTCTTTCGTTTTACGATCCTTTTATCCTCTATTTCccatttacttactttttgtcaacttatatgtactatgtaatctttttttttgttggcagATCTCAATGACACACAtcacaatattttaaaaagaacaGAGGGATATAATTACCATACTTTTTTCCCCATCGTCGGTaaacaagatgaaaaaacaatcaaactgaaatttaaagtGCTGGCCGAAAGTGACGCGCACTTACTGTTATCACCGTGTAAACATCCAGATATAGGATCACCAGTTTACGAGATCGTCTTAGGTGCAAGAAATAACACATATTCGACCATCAGACAATGTCAGCAAGGAGATGACGAAGCGACGACTGATTCAGAAGAATCGTTAGTGTCACCTGATGATTGGCGCAAGTTTTGGattaaaatcaagaaaaataaaataaaaataggaagGAATGGCAAGAAggcttttttgaaatggaaagaTTCGAAATGCATGCCGATCAATTATTTTAGCGTTTCTAGTTATAATGGAGCAGTTGCTTTATGGATTTTACCTTGTTTTAAGAATAAAGATTCTTAATTGCGAGGTGTTCAATAAAAATACCTTCTCTTATTACGGTAACATTACACTATACTTAATTTCAATAAGACTGTCTATtcatacctacgagtaaaatatAAATGTTTTTTATacgttaaaaatttcatctattATTTGTCTGTTCACCCAACACggaaaattctagaaattaGCCTCAGGAGAGACTTTTGAACTTTACAACTTGCAACTGAAAAATCTACTGCgaattcggtcaaaattttgagatgccTCGTGTATCTCTCATGtaccaaaaaatatgtacattccCACAAGAAATCGTAGTTTTATAATCTCAAATTCATCCCGATCTCTAAATCCCAGCCATagaatattgcattttttaaaaccaattttttggctGATACTTGACACTAACCCTCTCACACTTGTATACATACAGTAAAGTTATCATTCATCATAATCACCTCATTGCTCATTaagtctttaaaaatttttgactccCAATTGAGCTCTATCCCTAGCTCTAGCccatgcaaaaataaaaaaaccaactACGCCAGTTCTTCCTTGTGCTACTCtatggaaaaattgaacagcgattcaattttaaatacgtACATTTTACtacataaggtggtttttcagcTTACAGCATCGCGCGTCATCATGTTGCGGGAAACGTAGCGATTTGATCAGATAACCATTCAAATTAAGAGTGCCTAGTGCCTACATAAGAATTATTCACCTTCTACGAACGCATCATACATCGTCAAGAATAACAAAATCATCAACATTAATTAAAACTTTTCGccgaaatattgcaaaatttgaagatGACC is from Planococcus citri chromosome 1, ihPlaCitr1.1, whole genome shotgun sequence and encodes:
- the LOC135833322 gene encoding uncharacterized protein LOC135833322, translating into MSSADLNDTHHNILKRTEGYNYHTFFPIVGKQDEKTIKLKFKVLAESDAHLLLSPCKHPDIGSPVYEIVLGARNNTYSTIRQCQQGDDEATTDSEESLVSPDDWRKFWIKIKKNKIKIGRNGKKAFLKWKDSKCMPINYFSVSSYNGAVALWILPCFKNKDS